In the Deltaproteobacteria bacterium genome, CGGCCTCAACCACGGTGATCTCGCTGCGATATACTCGTTGAATTACGTCTAGTCGTTTCTCGTCTTTCATTGTCAGGGTTGTCATCCTTCCACCCTGACATAATTACGTTGCCGTTAACCCCTGACATAATCACTTTGCTACAACAAAACGATTCTCCGCGCGTTGACACTCCGCGCGCACTAGCGATAGATTAGCGGTCAATTCAACACGAGGAGAAAAACATGGCCGACGCACATGCCGTTCCAGAAACCCCTGAAGTCATCGCTCTACACAAACGCCTGGCGGAATATTCCCTCGGCGGCCACTGGCAGTCGCGCGAGCAGAACGCCAACTTAGTGCCGTACCTTTGGCCGTGGTCGGCGATTTATTCCTGCTTGATCGAGTCCGGCGAGGTGATCAAGCTCGGCGGCATCGACGACGCCGCCAAACGGCGCACGGTGCAGCTGGTCAATCCGTCTTTGACATTGAAAAAGTCCACCAGCCGGACGATTCAAATGTCGATCCAGCTCGTCAAGCCTGGCGAGCGTGCCGAATGCCACCGTCATACCGCCGATGCGCTGCGCTTCGTCGTCGAAGGCGACGGCACCGGCTACACCAACGTCGAAGGCGAGCAGATGCTCATGGAGCCCGGCGATTTGGTGCTCACGCCCAATTGGACCTGGCATGACCACTACAACTGCAGCACGAAAAATCTCGTTTGGCTCGATGTGTTGGATGCCCAACTGACCGGTTATCTCGATGCCAACTTTCACGAGAACTACGCCGAGGGCCCGGCGCAGCCGATCGTCAAACCAGACGGCTACGGCCGCCATCAATACGGCGCGATTCGCCCGCGCATGAACAACGCCAGCAACGCCGCGCTACCTTACAACTACAAATGGCGCGACGCGTACCGATCGCTGAACGAAATCGCCGCCGCCGGCCAACGCGATCCCCACGACGGCGTCCTGCTCGAATACGCCCATCCGATCACCGGTGGACCGACCATGCCGACCATCGGCTGCTGGCTGCAAATGGTCCCGCCGGGCGAAAGCACGACGCCGCATCGCCACACCAGCAGCACGATCTACCACGTCGTCCAAGGCGCCGGCGTCACCAACGTCGGACAAAAAAAAGGCGCCGGCAAAGAATTGTCCTGGGGCGCCCACGATTGTTTCTTCGTGCCGTCATGGAACTGGCACCATTTCGAAAACAAGTCGAAGACCGAACCGGCGATCATCTTTTCCGTCACCGACCGGCCGGTGCTGGAGAGCTTGGGACTGTTCAGAGAAGAAGCGGCGTAGAAGATCAAAACGATCAACCACGAAATACGCGAACGAAACGAACCCATGAAATTTTTCCGTGAATCTATTTCGTGTGTTTCGTGGTTAGTCCCTATATTTAGCAAAGCATGGATGAGCTGTTAGCCGCGATCGCAGCCAAGAAAGCGCAACTCGACAAGCTACGCACCTTGTCACGAGAGGTTTTGCTCGCGCTGTAGAAATCCTACGACGTCGATCTGACCTACACTTCCAACGCTATCGAAGGCAACACGCTGACGTTGCGCGAAACCGCGGAACTCATCGAGCATGGCATCACCGTCGGCGGCAAGCCGTTGCGCGACCACCTCGAAGCTGTCGATCATTACAACGCGGTGTTGTGGATGCGCGAATGCGCGGCGAAAACGAATCCTATCGATGAACACATGGTATGCGAACTCCATCGACGCATCGTCGCCCGCAGCCAGCCGGAAATTGGCGGAATCTATAGCACACTGCCGCGCCGTATCGCCGGTTCGCCTGTCGTTTTTCCGAACCCTGCGAAGATTCCGCAATTGATGAAGGAGTTCGGCGCATGGCTAGTACAGGCAGAACCGCTACCCGCGCGAAGCTTCGATGGCCATTTTCGCTTAGTAGCGATCCATCCGTTCAGCGACGGCAACGGCCGCACCGCCCGCTTGCTGATGAACTTAATATTACTTCGCTCAGGCTATCCGCCAGTGGCAGTGCGCCCGGAAGATCGCAAGATCTATCTCGACGCACTCGAACACGCGTCTTTAAGCGACGACCTCAACCCATTTCAGACGTTCATGCATCAGAGATTGGATTCCACATTGGAGGAATACTTGATTTCCCTGAAGGACGCGCAACCCGCGCAATCGGAATCCGACAAACGATCTTAGCCCGAGGCGGCGATCAAAATGACCCTCAAGGATCCAAGTCTTTCAAACCTACGCAATAGCCGCGTCGTTGATGTGCTTGAATTGGTAGGGTGTGCTTCGCGCACCGGTCGGTCTGGCAAAATCTCTCGCAAAGGCGCAGCGATCGGAGAAGAAGAAGCGAATTTGTTTGTCTACTGTTATTCTTTTTTTCCGAACTTGGCGTCTTTGCGCCTTGGCGAGAGAAACTTCCGAATCCGAACGCCTTCAACTTCCGAGAAGTTTGCGCGAGCCGCGCAAATTTATAACTATAGTAGAATGAAGGGCACGAACTTCGGAGATTTGGCCATCCGAACCCTTCGTGACCTTCGTGGTGAGTTACACGCCGGATAAACTACCAACCACGTGAGACGATCCACTAGCGTGCCCGCGCTTTGAGATCCCAGCCGTAGGCGTCCTCACCGGGATTGGCCTTGAAGTCGAACTTGTTACTGACTCCCTGCAAACCTTGATATTGGTACAACCATGCCATCGGCGCTTCGTCCATCAATAACGACATCGCCTTCTGCAACAGCTTCACGCGTTGGGCGGGATCGAAACTCGCTTGCTCGGCGTCCAGCGCGGTGTCCACCGCCGGGTTGGAGTACTCCAGACGCTTGGTGACTCCGGTGCGAAAATACTGGTGCAGATATTCGCTCGGATCGACCACCGCGCCGCGGCCGAAGATATACATGGCAACTTTGCCGTTCTGAATGGCGGCGAAACCGCTGTCTTGATCCTGGGTGCGCAGTTTGGCGCGGATGCCGACGGTGCCGAGCATACCGGCGATCGCTTCAGCGACATCCTTGACCTTGTTGTACTGTCCGAGCGGCACCAGGAAGTCGACCTCGAAGCCGCTGGCGAAGCCGGCCTGCGCCAGCAATTTTTTCGCCTTCGCGGGATCGATATTGTATTTGGGACGGATCTCCGAGCTGTAGCCATACTGATCCGGTCCTACCGGCGCGTCCATCGGATAGGCGAATCCCTTGAGCACATTCTGCGTCAGCGCCTTGCGGTCGATGGCGTAGTTGATCGCCTGGCGCACCAGTTTGCTTTGGAACTGCGGCACCGAAGCGTGCATGCCCAGAAACATAATATTGATCGTCCGCGCGCTCTCGATGCGCGCCAGGCCGGTGACACGCGGCGCGCTCTCCGGCGGCACATTCGAGATCAGGTCCACTTCCTTGTTCAACAGCGACGTGATCGCCACCTCCGACTCGGGAATGTTGCGAAAAACAATTTCATCCACCGTCGGCTTGTGATCGCTGTGCGAATACGCGGGATTCTTTTCGACCACGAACCACTGGCCCCGCACCCATTCCTTGAACTTGTAGGGCCCAGTGCCCAGTGCCAGCTTATCAGCGGCGGCGGCGCCCAAGCGATCGTAAGCGGCCTTGTTGGTGATAA is a window encoding:
- a CDS encoding cupin domain-containing protein; protein product: MADAHAVPETPEVIALHKRLAEYSLGGHWQSREQNANLVPYLWPWSAIYSCLIESGEVIKLGGIDDAAKRRTVQLVNPSLTLKKSTSRTIQMSIQLVKPGERAECHRHTADALRFVVEGDGTGYTNVEGEQMLMEPGDLVLTPNWTWHDHYNCSTKNLVWLDVLDAQLTGYLDANFHENYAEGPAQPIVKPDGYGRHQYGAIRPRMNNASNAALPYNYKWRDAYRSLNEIAAAGQRDPHDGVLLEYAHPITGGPTMPTIGCWLQMVPPGESTTPHRHTSSTIYHVVQGAGVTNVGQKKGAGKELSWGAHDCFFVPSWNWHHFENKSKTEPAIIFSVTDRPVLESLGLFREEAA